The proteins below come from a single Streptomyces sp. SCSIO 75703 genomic window:
- a CDS encoding DLW-39 family protein, whose product MKKLLLVALAAIGGLLVYRQIQADRAEQDLWTEATDSVPTGS is encoded by the coding sequence GTGAAGAAGCTTCTCCTGGTCGCACTGGCCGCCATCGGCGGGCTCCTCGTGTACCGCCAGATCCAGGCGGATCGCGCCGAGCAGGACCTGTGGACGGAGGCGACTGACTCCGTGCCCACGGGTTCCTGA